From one Flavobacteriales bacterium genomic stretch:
- a CDS encoding recombination protein NinG has product MAEGETKQKAHIKRKKCRNCGKFFTPVRSTTETACGFTCALKLAKKESQKSKKRALEFQKERIQQRKEKSLNHALHSTKKTVHEYIRQRDVGKTCITCSSILRDERNFDAGHYFHLGNNNNYSAIRFDFDNIHGQCRKCNRRNEGEHQIYTENLPKRIGYERYHNLLERAKESKQTIKKWTKSELKEIRERVKKKMQMLAKRRLV; this is encoded by the coding sequence ATGGCAGAGGGGGAGACGAAGCAGAAAGCACATATAAAGAGAAAGAAATGCCGTAATTGTGGCAAATTTTTCACACCAGTAAGATCAACAACTGAAACTGCGTGTGGGTTTACCTGTGCTTTAAAGTTAGCCAAAAAAGAATCCCAAAAAAGCAAAAAGAGAGCGTTGGAATTTCAAAAAGAAAGAATCCAACAACGAAAAGAGAAATCACTCAATCACGCTTTACATTCAACAAAGAAAACAGTACACGAATACATAAGACAACGAGATGTCGGGAAAACTTGTATTACGTGTAGCTCCATCCTAAGAGACGAACGCAACTTCGATGCGGGTCACTACTTTCATTTAGGAAACAATAACAACTATTCAGCAATAAGATTTGACTTTGATAATATTCACGGACAATGCCGTAAATGTAACCGCCGTAACGAGGGCGAACATCAAATCTATACCGAAAATTTACCCAAAAGAATTGGATATGAAAGGTATCATAACCTACTCGAAAGAGCCAAAGAAAGCAAACAAACAATCAAAAAGTGGACAAAGTCCGAACTCAAAGAAATCAGAGAGAGAGTTAAAAAGAAAATGCAAATGCTGGCTAAACGTAGGCTTGTGTAA